The genomic interval GTCCGCGCGGCGCGGCACGCTGCGGCCGGCGCCGCCGTAGTCGCCGGCCCGCAGCAGCGCGGCCTCTTCCTTGCGCCGGCGCACCAGGCCGGCCAGCCGCCGTCCGCCCGCCGTCGTGCCGGTGGTCTCGAGCAGCCGCGCCGCTGCTGCGACGTCGCCGGCGGCAAGGGCCGCCGCCCAGCGCCAGCCGAGCGCGCCCGGCCCGAGGTTGTAGGCGACCGACACGCAGGCATCGAAGCGATGCTGCGGCAGGAAGGCGAAGCGGCGCGCCACCGCCGGCCCGTATTCGCCGTCGAGCAGCGCGCGCAGCACCGTGTCCGCCTGCGCCCGGCCGATCCGGTCGCCGGGCGCGAGCGCCCGTCCATGGCGTGCCCGCCACCAGCCGGCAAAGATCCGCGAGCCCATGGTGAAGCCGTAGCCGATGGTCAGCACCCCGGCCGGATCGCGGTAGGCCGTGGCCACGAAGCCCTCGTGCCGGGCGATGAAGCCCAGTCCCTCGTCGCTGGTTTTCATGGGATCTCCTTGCGGCCAGGGCCGCGAAGCCGCCGCGTCCGCCCCTAGCCCGGCACTCCGGGCAGGAAACAATGCACGGCGATGCGCACCGCGCCGCCGGTGAAGCTGCCGCCGTTGGCGGTCAGGCGCACGGCCGTGTCGGCGTAGAAGGCGGTCGGGCCGATCACCCCGGCATTGCTCGACCCGGCCGCGACGCCGAGCGAGCCGCCGAATTTCGACGTTTCGCCGGCCAGACCGCAGTCGTAGGAGGCGGCTCCCGTCACGGTCGCGACCGTGCGCGTCGACACGCCGAACACCACCGCCCGGTCGGGAATGATCGGCTCCGTGTCGGCATGCGGGCCGGCGAGGCCCGACAGTTGGGTTTCGAGCGTGGCGAAGCGGACCGCCGAGCCGAAGCCGCCCTGCGCCAGCGTGGCGACGGGCGCAAGAAGCGCTGCGTAGACCCGCCAGGCCCCGCCGGTGAAGACGACGAAGACATCCTCGTCGACGACATGGGCGGTCAGCCCCTCGACGGCTTCGAGGAACTGCCAGGCACCGTCGCGGACATGGGCGATCGCGCCGTCGCGGCCCGACCAGTCGCCGGTGGCGCCGGCGGCGACCAGATAGGTGTCGCCGTCGGCGGCCGGCGGCGGCGCCGCAAGGTCGCGGTCGAGGAAGCACAGGTGCGCCAGCGCGTCGAGCCGCG from Polymorphum gilvum SL003B-26A1 carries:
- a CDS encoding DUF2793 domain-containing protein; this encodes MSETPRLKLPLIAAAQAQKHVTHNEALARLDALAHLCFLDRDLAAPPPAADGDTYLVAAGATGDWSGRDGAIAHVRDGAWQFLEAVEGLTAHVVDEDVFVVFTGGAWRVYAALLAPVATLAQGGFGSAVRFATLETQLSGLAGPHADTEPIIPDRAVVFGVSTRTVATVTGAASYDCGLAGETSKFGGSLGVAAGSSNAGVIGPTAFYADTAVRLTANGGSFTGGAVRIAVHCFLPGVPG
- a CDS encoding glycoside hydrolase family protein gives rise to the protein MKTSDEGLGFIARHEGFVATAYRDPAGVLTIGYGFTMGSRIFAGWWRARHGRALAPGDRIGRAQADTVLRALLDGEYGPAVARRFAFLPQHRFDACVSVAYNLGPGALGWRWAAALAAGDVAAAARLLETTGTTAGGRRLAGLVRRRKEEAALLRAGDYGGAGRSVPRRADVQLQDDQRLLASLGYRPGPVDGFDGPRTRAAVMRFQQDHPPLSVDGRIGPATRAALRRALDARAGVRGAGGAAVAGGVAALSGGLSWQGAAACAVAALVLVLLAALAWRHRGRLRPRRAK